A region from the Chthonomonadales bacterium genome encodes:
- a CDS encoding phytanoyl-CoA dioxygenase family protein: MTPVGPASLPELSSPYALGAEQIADYGRDGHVLLRGIASAAEVAPYRRAIGEAVERRSTERRPLSERDTYARAFLQITNLWEGDEAVRRFVLARRFAGIAAGLMGVPRVRLYHDQALYKEPGGGHTPWHQDQYYWPLEGGNTVTMWMPLVDASAEMGTMTFASGSHREGYLGRLEISDQSEAYFARFVDERGIRLARAGAMAAGDATFHSGWTLHSAPGNSTDRAREVMTVIYFADGTHVIAPDNPHREADLAAWIPGGKIGHPAASALNPLVYDAAS, from the coding sequence ATGACGCCTGTCGGGCCCGCCTCGCTGCCGGAACTCTCGTCGCCCTACGCGCTGGGCGCGGAGCAGATCGCCGACTACGGCCGCGACGGCCACGTGCTCCTGCGAGGCATCGCCTCTGCCGCCGAGGTCGCGCCCTATCGGCGCGCCATCGGCGAGGCCGTGGAGCGCAGGAGCACGGAGAGGCGGCCGCTGAGCGAGCGCGACACCTACGCCCGCGCGTTCCTGCAGATCACCAACCTGTGGGAGGGGGACGAGGCCGTGCGCCGGTTCGTGCTCGCCCGCCGGTTCGCCGGTATCGCGGCGGGGCTGATGGGGGTTCCGCGCGTGCGGCTCTACCACGACCAGGCGCTCTACAAGGAGCCCGGCGGCGGCCATACTCCCTGGCACCAGGACCAGTACTACTGGCCGCTGGAGGGCGGCAACACGGTCACTATGTGGATGCCACTCGTGGATGCATCAGCCGAGATGGGGACGATGACGTTCGCGAGTGGGTCCCATCGCGAGGGCTACCTCGGGCGGTTGGAGATATCCGATCAGTCAGAGGCCTACTTCGCGCGGTTCGTGGACGAGCGCGGTATTCGGCTAGCGCGGGCCGGCGCGATGGCCGCCGGCGACGCCACATTCCATTCGGGTTGGACGCTGCACAGCGCGCCGGGCAACTCGACCGACCGGGCGCGCGAGGTGATGACGGTGATCTACTTCGCCGACGGCACCCACGTGATCGCGCCGGACAACCCGCACCGCGAGGCCGATCTTGCCGCCTGGATCCCGGGCGGCAAGATCGGCCATCCGGCGGCGAGCGCCCTGAACCCGTTGGTGTACGACGCCGCGAGTTAG
- a CDS encoding Gfo/Idh/MocA family oxidoreductase codes for MARKKKVGIGLIGAGGIAQGAHMPGYAAIPELCEIVALADINEETGKAAAEEFSVPNVFTDYRKLLEMDEVHAVSVCTPNYLHMEPTILALKAGKHVLCEKPVAMNAQEAARMVEAAKAAKRKFMVGYNSRFAPTNQLLKTYIDAGDLGDIYYARAQALRRRGIPGWGVFIDKSKQGGGPLIDIGVHILDLTLWMMGHPKPTAASGVTYAKFGKRDDVVGFMGQWDYKNFTVEDFAAALVRFENGATIVLESSFVANITEDVFTSTLCGTQGGAVTNPLTIIQERHRSLQTFKPDIPHQSVNTHAAEMKHFVEAIRNDTEPLITGEHGLMVAKIMDAIYKSSEKGREVAIA; via the coding sequence GTGGCCAGGAAGAAGAAGGTAGGCATTGGGCTGATCGGGGCCGGCGGCATCGCCCAGGGAGCTCACATGCCCGGCTACGCCGCGATCCCGGAGCTGTGCGAGATCGTGGCGCTGGCCGACATCAACGAGGAGACCGGTAAGGCCGCGGCGGAGGAGTTCAGCGTTCCCAACGTCTTCACGGACTACAGGAAGCTTCTCGAGATGGATGAGGTGCACGCCGTGTCGGTGTGCACCCCGAACTATCTCCATATGGAGCCCACGATCCTGGCGCTCAAGGCTGGCAAGCACGTGCTGTGCGAGAAGCCGGTGGCGATGAATGCGCAGGAGGCGGCCAGAATGGTCGAGGCGGCTAAGGCCGCCAAGCGCAAGTTCATGGTCGGCTACAACAGCCGCTTCGCTCCCACGAATCAGCTCCTGAAAACGTACATCGACGCCGGCGATCTGGGCGACATCTACTATGCCCGCGCCCAGGCCCTCCGTCGCCGCGGGATCCCCGGCTGGGGCGTGTTCATCGACAAGAGCAAGCAGGGAGGGGGCCCCCTCATCGACATCGGCGTGCACATCCTCGACCTGACGCTGTGGATGATGGGCCACCCGAAGCCGACGGCTGCCTCCGGCGTCACCTACGCCAAGTTCGGCAAGCGCGACGACGTAGTGGGCTTCATGGGGCAGTGGGACTACAAGAACTTCACGGTGGAGGACTTCGCCGCTGCGCTTGTCCGCTTCGAGAACGGGGCCACCATCGTGCTGGAGTCCAGCTTCGTCGCCAACATCACCGAGGACGTGTTCACCAGCACCCTCTGCGGCACCCAGGGCGGCGCGGTGACCAACCCGCTGACCATCATCCAGGAGAGGCACCGCTCGCTCCAGACCTTCAAGCCCGACATCCCGCACCAGAGCGTTAACACGCATGCCGCCGAGATGAAGCACTTCGTGGAGGCCATCCGAAACGATACGGAGCCCCTGATCACCGGCGAGCATGGTCTGATGGTGGCGAAGATCATGGACGCCATCTACAAGTCCTCCGAGAAGGGCCGCGAAGTGGCGATCGCCTGA
- a CDS encoding MFS transporter: protein MATTVKSASGPSVPLSPRTVLMSIVLVAGLAELAYAVMNLSAMPVYLRYSMNYGETSVTLIGTAFLVCEGVMKGPFGILGDRIGRKWLIIAGPLVSVVTSLLTLLVQPSQGYLFALLRVLDGLGAAALWPAAFAMIADVVSEERRAQAMSLFNVTYLVGIALGPFLGGAANDLTRLAVHRLDPTGAWSGHVDPYSASFYLISAIFLATALVAWFRIPDIRPVHEHSPTELEVGFSFSSLVHSLRRIPETLLMAFVTFFGIGMIMLLVKLFALQEFGVSETEYGALLLGPALVIGAASVPLGTLGDRLGKVRAVRIGLGVCAFSMWTLVLLPDRVALILGGSLIGVGFVVAFPSWMAYISSSCDPRQRGAVMGAVGTAQGLGAMLGSPIGGYLYEHAHLRVSWLPWINSHYVPFLGCALLLMVAWVLSLTTIRENEPRLP, encoded by the coding sequence ATGGCAACCACCGTGAAGAGCGCCTCAGGTCCATCGGTCCCACTCTCGCCGCGCACCGTGCTGATGTCCATCGTGCTGGTGGCGGGGTTGGCCGAGCTCGCCTATGCCGTGATGAACCTCTCGGCGATGCCGGTCTACCTGCGCTACAGCATGAACTACGGCGAGACCTCGGTCACGCTGATCGGCACGGCCTTCCTGGTCTGCGAAGGCGTCATGAAGGGGCCCTTCGGCATCCTGGGTGACCGCATCGGCCGCAAGTGGCTCATCATCGCGGGGCCGCTCGTGAGCGTCGTCACCTCGCTGCTGACTCTGCTGGTGCAGCCCTCGCAGGGCTACCTCTTCGCCCTTCTCCGCGTGCTCGACGGGTTGGGCGCCGCCGCGCTGTGGCCGGCGGCCTTCGCGATGATCGCCGACGTGGTGTCCGAGGAGCGCCGGGCGCAGGCGATGAGCCTGTTCAACGTCACCTACCTGGTCGGCATCGCCCTCGGCCCGTTCCTCGGGGGCGCCGCGAACGACCTGACGCGCCTGGCCGTCCATCGCCTGGACCCAACGGGCGCCTGGTCAGGCCATGTTGATCCGTACTCTGCGTCGTTCTACCTGATCTCCGCCATCTTCCTGGCCACCGCGCTCGTTGCCTGGTTCCGCATCCCCGATATTCGCCCGGTCCACGAGCACAGTCCCACGGAGCTCGAAGTGGGCTTCAGCTTCTCTTCGCTCGTGCACAGCCTGCGCCGGATCCCGGAGACGCTGCTGATGGCGTTCGTCACCTTCTTCGGGATCGGGATGATCATGCTGCTGGTGAAGCTGTTCGCGCTGCAGGAGTTCGGCGTCTCGGAGACGGAGTACGGGGCGCTGCTGCTCGGCCCGGCGCTCGTGATCGGCGCGGCCTCTGTGCCGCTGGGCACCCTCGGCGACCGGCTCGGCAAGGTGCGGGCCGTGCGGATCGGCCTGGGAGTCTGCGCGTTCTCCATGTGGACGCTGGTGCTGTTGCCGGACCGCGTCGCGCTCATTCTTGGCGGGTCACTGATCGGGGTCGGGTTCGTGGTGGCGTTTCCATCATGGATGGCCTACATCAGCTCCTCGTGCGATCCCCGGCAGCGCGGGGCGGTGATGGGGGCCGTGGGCACCGCGCAGGGACTGGGCGCCATGCTCGGCTCGCCCATCGGCGGCTACCTCTACGAGCACGCGCACCTGCGCGTGTCCTGGCTCCCGTGGATCAACTCGCACTACGTGCCGTTCCTGGGATGCGCGCTCCTGCTGATGGTGGCATGGGTGCTGTCGTTGACCACCATCCGCGAGAACGAGCCCCGACTGCCGTAG
- the eno gene encoding phosphopyruvate hydratase: protein MTTVTDVVAREILDSRGNPTVEVDVFLEDGSMGRAAVPSGASTGTHEAVEIRDQDSGRYLGKGVLTAVDNVNEKIAPEIIDMDAIDQVGIDRLMVEMDGTPNKSSLGANAILGVSLAVARAAAESLALPLYRYIGGVSARTLPVPMLNILNGGQHADSNVDLQEFMVMPVGAETFSEGLRMGAEVFHALKKVLKGRGLSTAYGDEGGFAPNLKCNEEAIQVIVEAVEQAGYRPGEQIYIALDAAASEVYTGGRYNLAGEGRTLTSAEMVDYLASLVNKYPIISIEDGLAEDDWEGFRLLTERVGDHVQIVGDDLFVTNTERLARGIKEGVGNSILIKVNQIGTLTETLEAIDMAKRAGYTAVVSHRSGETEDSTIADIVVATNAGQIKTGAPNRTDRVVKYNQLLRIEEDLSEVARYAGWKAFYNVRK from the coding sequence ATGACCACGGTAACCGACGTCGTAGCGCGCGAGATACTTGACTCCCGGGGCAATCCCACGGTGGAAGTGGACGTGTTCCTCGAGGACGGCTCCATGGGCCGGGCCGCCGTTCCGTCTGGCGCGTCGACCGGGACCCACGAGGCCGTCGAGATCCGCGATCAGGACAGCGGGCGCTACCTGGGCAAGGGCGTGCTGACCGCCGTCGACAACGTGAACGAGAAGATCGCGCCCGAGATCATCGACATGGACGCCATCGATCAGGTCGGCATCGACCGTCTGATGGTGGAGATGGACGGGACCCCCAACAAGAGCTCGCTGGGCGCCAACGCCATCCTGGGCGTGTCACTGGCCGTGGCGCGCGCGGCCGCCGAGTCGTTGGCCCTACCGCTCTATCGCTACATCGGCGGGGTGTCGGCGCGCACGCTCCCGGTCCCGATGCTGAACATCCTCAACGGCGGGCAGCACGCCGACAGCAACGTGGACCTGCAGGAGTTCATGGTGATGCCGGTGGGCGCGGAGACCTTCTCCGAGGGCCTGCGCATGGGCGCCGAGGTGTTCCACGCGCTCAAGAAGGTGCTGAAGGGGCGCGGCCTCAGCACCGCGTACGGCGACGAGGGCGGCTTCGCGCCGAACCTCAAGTGCAACGAGGAGGCCATCCAGGTCATCGTGGAGGCCGTCGAGCAGGCCGGCTACCGGCCGGGCGAGCAGATCTACATCGCGCTAGACGCGGCCGCTTCCGAGGTGTACACCGGCGGCAGGTACAACCTGGCCGGCGAGGGGCGCACGCTGACCTCCGCCGAGATGGTCGATTACCTGGCCTCGCTCGTGAACAAGTATCCGATCATCTCGATCGAGGACGGCCTTGCCGAGGACGACTGGGAGGGCTTCCGGCTGCTGACCGAGCGCGTGGGCGACCATGTACAGATCGTTGGGGATGACCTGTTTGTCACGAACACGGAGCGGCTGGCGCGCGGCATTAAGGAGGGCGTCGGCAACTCGATCCTGATCAAGGTGAACCAGATCGGCACGCTTACGGAGACGCTGGAGGCCATCGATATGGCCAAGCGCGCCGGCTACACGGCCGTCGTCTCCCATCGCTCCGGCGAGACCGAGGACTCCACGATCGCGGACATCGTCGTGGCGACGAACGCCGGCCAGATCAAGACCGGCGCCCCCAACCGCACCGACCGCGTGGTGAAGTACAACCAGCTCTTGCGCATCGAGGAGGACCTCTCCGAGGTTGCGCGGTACGCCGGATGGAAGGCGTTCTACAACGTGCGCAAGTGA
- the pyk gene encoding pyruvate kinase — MRRTKIVCTIGPASARRPVLARLIRAGMDVARLNFSHGTHEQHAEVIAGVRALGESLGRPVAVLQDLSGPKVRLGAIAAGPITLRRGQSIRLTGRDVPGDSEEVSLPVPELLAALRPGDRLHLDDGKVELQVVSADGADVVARATVAGELSSRKGVTAPGVALALPAVMPGDLDDLRFGLRQGVDWVAASYVREAGDLTPLRSVMREEGAARPIIAKIEKLEALHNLAEIVRSADGVMVARGDLGVEMPIHQVPLAQKRIIRACNRAGKPVITATQMLDSMMANRRPTRAEASDVANAILDGTDAVMLSGETAVGRYPVEATRMMAAIAREVDPELTCAEAFDHGHGPAVDSAEAVARAAVEMARALEATAVVCATTSGATARRIARHRPGTPVVAATPSVETLRQLALVWGVRPLLVPPCTNSDDMMTGAIDAAGQRGWLREGHTVVLTAGVPVNIMGNTNLIRVHVVGRPLRPAR, encoded by the coding sequence ATGCGCCGGACGAAGATCGTCTGCACCATCGGGCCGGCCTCGGCGCGGCGGCCCGTGCTGGCCCGCCTGATCCGCGCTGGCATGGACGTGGCGCGCCTTAACTTCTCGCACGGAACCCACGAGCAGCACGCCGAGGTGATCGCGGGGGTGCGCGCGCTCGGCGAATCGCTCGGTCGGCCTGTGGCGGTGCTGCAGGACCTGTCCGGCCCCAAGGTGCGCCTGGGCGCCATTGCCGCCGGCCCGATCACCTTGAGACGCGGCCAGAGCATTCGGCTCACGGGGCGCGACGTGCCGGGCGACAGCGAGGAGGTCAGCCTGCCCGTGCCGGAGTTGCTGGCCGCGCTGCGGCCAGGGGACCGCCTCCACCTGGACGACGGCAAGGTCGAGTTGCAGGTCGTGTCGGCCGATGGGGCCGACGTGGTGGCGCGCGCCACGGTCGCCGGCGAGCTGAGCAGCCGCAAGGGCGTCACGGCGCCCGGCGTGGCGCTCGCGCTGCCGGCCGTCATGCCCGGTGACCTCGACGACCTGCGTTTCGGCCTTCGTCAGGGGGTCGACTGGGTCGCGGCGTCCTACGTACGGGAGGCCGGTGACCTCACCCCGTTGCGGAGCGTGATGCGTGAGGAGGGCGCCGCGCGGCCGATCATCGCCAAGATCGAGAAGCTGGAGGCGCTGCACAACCTGGCCGAGATCGTTCGCTCCGCCGACGGTGTGATGGTGGCCCGGGGCGACCTGGGCGTCGAGATGCCGATCCACCAGGTGCCGCTCGCGCAGAAGCGGATCATCCGTGCCTGCAACCGGGCAGGCAAGCCGGTCATCACGGCCACCCAGATGCTCGACTCGATGATGGCCAACCGGCGCCCCACGCGCGCCGAGGCCAGTGACGTGGCCAACGCGATCCTGGACGGCACCGACGCCGTGATGCTCTCCGGCGAGACCGCCGTGGGGCGCTATCCGGTGGAGGCGACGCGCATGATGGCCGCGATCGCGCGGGAAGTAGACCCGGAGCTTACCTGTGCCGAAGCGTTCGACCACGGGCACGGGCCGGCCGTTGACTCTGCCGAGGCCGTTGCACGCGCGGCAGTCGAGATGGCGCGCGCGTTGGAGGCGACTGCCGTCGTCTGCGCGACCACCTCCGGGGCCACGGCGCGCCGCATTGCCCGGCACCGGCCGGGAACGCCCGTGGTGGCTGCCACCCCGAGCGTGGAGACGCTCCGGCAGCTCGCGCTGGTGTGGGGGGTGCGCCCGCTGCTCGTGCCGCCATGCACCAACTCGGACGACATGATGACCGGGGCGATCGACGCCGCGGGCCAGCGTGGATGGCTTAGAGAAGGCCACACGGTGGTCTTGACGGCCGGCGTGCCGGTCAATATAATGGGGAACACCAACCTGATCCGCGTGCATGTCGTCGGGCGTCCGCTGCGCCCCGCACGCTGA